A genomic window from Vitis riparia cultivar Riparia Gloire de Montpellier isolate 1030 chromosome 18, EGFV_Vit.rip_1.0, whole genome shotgun sequence includes:
- the LOC117907173 gene encoding secreted RxLR effector protein 161-like, which produces MEQMKNIPYASEVKSLMYAQVCTRPDIAFVVGMLGRYQSNPGLDHWKTAKKAMRYLQGTKDYKLMYRRTSNLEVVDYSDLDFAGCVDSRKSISGYIFILVGQAISWRSVKQTLTATSTMESEFISCFEATSHGV; this is translated from the coding sequence atggaacaaatgaagaacattccataTGCTTCTGAAGTCAAAAGTTTGATGTATGCTCAAGTCTGCACAAggcctgacattgcatttgttgttggaatgttaggacgATATCAGAGTAACCCAGGTTTAGACCACTGGAAAACTGCAAAGAAAGCGATGAGATATCTTCAAGGAACTaaagattacaagcttatgTATAGACGGACAAGCAATTTAGAAGTTGTTGATTACTCAGATTTAGACTTTGCTGGTTGTGTTGATTCACGTAAATCAATATctggatacatttttatattggttGGTCAAGCTATATCTTGGAGGAGCGTTAAGCAGACCTTGACTGCTACTTCTACTATGGAATCTgagttcatatcttgttttgaggctactTCACATGGTGTATGA
- the LOC117907908 gene encoding sugar transport protein 5, whose product MAVGGFAVDDNSRAFSGRVTASVVITCIVAASGGLIFGYDIGISGGVTTMQPFLKKFFPVVLRKAADAKTNIYCVYDSHVLTAFTSSLYIAGLAASLVASRLTRAVGRRNTMIIGGLTFLIGAALNGGAENVAMLILGRILLGFGVGFTNQATPIYLSEMAPPKWRGAFGTSFQFFIGIGVVVANCLNYGTAKISWGWRLSLGLAIVPSVIMTVGALLISDTPSSLVERGKVAQARDSLRKARGKDIDIEPELAELVKTSEAVKAANEEPFVTIFERQYRPHLVMAFAIPFFQQLTGINIIAFYAPVLFQSVGFGSDSALIASIILGCVNLLSIIVSTFIVDRYGRRILFLEGGTQMIIGQVAVACVLAVTTGVSGTKDIPRGYAVLVLVLMCIYAAGFGWSWGPLSWLIPSEIFPMKIRTTGQAISVAVNFATTFVLAQTFLTMLCHFKYGTFLFYAGWLITMTLFVILFVPETKGIPLESMYQVWERHWFWRRFVSLP is encoded by the exons ATGGCAGTGGGGGGTTTCGCCGTTGACGACAATTCCAGGGCCTTCAGTGGCAGGGTAACAGCGTCGGTGGTGATCACCTGCATCGTTGCAGCATCTGGTGGCCTTATTTTTGGGTATGACATCGGAATTTCAGGAG GTGTAACAACGATGCAACCCTTTCTTAAGAAATTCTTCCCGGTGGTACTGAGGAAAGCGGCGGACGCCAAGACCAACATATACTGTGTGTATGACAGCCACGTCTTAACAGCATTCACATCCTCACTGTACATAGCGGGGTTAGCAGCGTCCCTGGTGGCTAGTCGCCTCACCAGAGCAGTGGGACGTAGAAACACAATGATAATTGGTGGTTTGACTTTCCTGATTGGCGCTGCTCTCAATGGTGGGGCCGAAAATGTTGCCATGCTCATCTTGGGCCGTATATTGCTGGGATTTGGTGTTGGTTTCACTAACCAG GCAACCCCTATCTACCTCTCGGAGATGGCGCCACCGAAATGGCGCGGTGCTTTCGGCACAAGTTTTCAATTCTTCATAGGCATAGGGGTGGTGGTAGCCAATTGCCTAAATTATGGCACCGCTAAGATCAGCTGGGGGTGGCGCCTCTCCCTCGGCCTTGCGATTGTGCCCTCGGTAATCATGACTGTGGGTGCACTACTTATCTCAGACACCCCAAGTAGCCTTGTGGAGCGTGGGAAGGTGGCCCAAGCTCGCGACTCTCTCCGTAAAGCCCGAGGAAAAGACATCGACATCGAACCTGAGCTGGCTGAGCTAGTGAAGACGAGCGAAGCAGTCAAAGCTGCAAATGAAGAGCCGTTCGTTACTATATTCGAAAGGCAGTATCGGCCGCACCTAGTGATGGCCTTTGCCATTCCTTTCTTTCAGCAGCTCACTGGGATTAACATCATCGCCTTCTACGCGCCGGTCCTCTTTCAATCTGTGGGATTTGGAAGCGACTCGGCTCTGATAGCCTCCATAATACTGGGATGTGTGAACCTTTTGTCCATCATTGTGTCTACATTTATAGTTGATCGATATGGCAGAAGAATTCTGTTCCTGGAGGGTGGAACTCAGATGATCATCGGTCAG GTGGCGGTGGCGTGTGTGCTAGCAGTAACTACGGGCGTTTCGGGAACAAAGGACATACCCAGGGGGTACGCGGTGTTGGTACTGGTACTTATGTGCATCTATGCAGCTGGTTTTGGTTGGTCATGGGGTCCTCTGAGCTGGCTCATTCCCAGTGAGATTTTTCCTATGAAAATCCGCACAACCGGCCAAGCTATAAGCGTTGCCGTCAACTTCGCAACAACCTTCGTGCTAGCCCAGACATTCTTGACCATGCTGTGCCACTTTAAATACGGCACTTTCCTCTTCTATGCCGGTTGGCTTATTACAATGACCCTTTTCGTAATACTTTTCGTGCCGGAGACCAAAGGAATTCCTCTAGAATCCATGTATCAAGTGTGGGAGAGGCATTGGTTCTGGCGGAGGTTTGTTTCTCTGCCATAG